One stretch of Deltaproteobacteria bacterium DNA includes these proteins:
- a CDS encoding ATP-binding cassette domain-containing protein, producing the protein MAFLECRRVTKRFGALEAVRNFSFALRPGEILGLIGPNGSGKTT; encoded by the coding sequence ATGGCTTTTTTAGAATGCCGCAGGGTGACCAAGCGTTTTGGCGCCCTGGAAGCGGTTCGCAATTTTTCTTTTGCTCTCCGGCCCGGGGAAATCCTGGGATTAATTGGCCCCAACGGTTCTGGCAAAACTAC
- a CDS encoding branched-chain amino acid ABC transporter permease has product MNGILLPLLILGAILLLLPLLGIEGYRLRLLSLLFMWVALAGCWNLMSGSTGYIDFGPVAYFGVGSYCTALFMIKGGFPFLLSVFIAGWVCAALSLAIGLSTLRLQGAYFAIATFAAAEALKQVVLESDRVLGIDFFGGAHGLTLPSPPPGIFFYYVMLFFMGLVASLTAVIQKSKLGYGLRAIRDAEQAAELTGVPTLQIKVRAYILSSSLIGCIGGVEAYWLTYIIPDDVFNVMRTIQMVIMTLLGGMGTILGPVIGASFLTLISEFLGAKFVYDYLIFVGLVIVIVILLMPQGIIGTLVKKRGKSPWLF; this is encoded by the coding sequence TTGAACGGTATTTTGCTCCCTCTTCTAATTTTAGGGGCTATCCTGTTACTCCTTCCCTTGTTGGGAATTGAGGGATACCGGCTGCGCCTTCTCAGTCTCCTATTTATGTGGGTTGCGCTGGCGGGCTGCTGGAATCTGATGTCAGGATCCACTGGATACATCGACTTCGGCCCGGTGGCTTATTTCGGCGTTGGTTCCTACTGCACCGCCCTTTTCATGATTAAAGGCGGGTTTCCATTTTTGCTCAGTGTTTTTATAGCCGGATGGGTATGCGCGGCTTTATCCCTGGCCATCGGTCTTTCAACCCTGAGGCTTCAGGGAGCCTATTTTGCCATTGCCACCTTTGCAGCTGCGGAAGCGCTGAAACAGGTTGTGCTCGAGAGTGATCGAGTGCTGGGTATAGATTTTTTTGGGGGGGCTCACGGTTTGACTCTTCCATCTCCCCCCCCGGGAATTTTTTTCTATTATGTCATGCTTTTTTTCATGGGGTTGGTGGCGTCCCTGACCGCCGTGATCCAAAAAAGTAAATTGGGTTATGGCCTCCGAGCCATACGAGATGCCGAACAGGCCGCGGAGTTGACGGGTGTCCCCACCCTCCAGATTAAGGTACGGGCCTATATCCTGAGTTCGAGTCTTATCGGATGTATCGGAGGGGTAGAAGCTTACTGGTTGACCTATATCATTCCCGACGATGTTTTCAATGTGATGCGCACCATCCAGATGGTCATCATGACCCTCTTGGGAGGGATGGGAACGATCCTTGGCCCGGTCATTGGAGCGAGTTTTCTTACTCTGATATCAGAATTTTTGGGCGCCAAATTTGTCTATGATTATTTAATTTTCGTAGGGCTGGTTATCGTGATTGTAATCCTTCTGATGCCCCAGGGAATTATTGGGACCCTTGTTAAAAAAAGAGGGAAATCGCCATGGCTTTTTTAG
- a CDS encoding branched-chain amino acid ABC transporter permease, whose amino-acid sequence MILFWQSLVNGLLLGGIYAACSAGFSLAFGVMGVVNLSHGDFVMLGAFITYWLFILTGMDPFLTLPFTLLILFFLGFFLQRLTINRLVGSPPIMSYLLTFGLHLVLSNLALRAWTADFRTVQTPYSGLTMNFAGLVIPYSRLATFIMAMVVILGLYFLLYRTETGRAIRATAQDREIAQLMGVKIFKIYTLTFALAAAITGLAGSLISFTFVIHPQMGLPFTITAFCVVVLGGMGYVPGTLWGGIILGLVESLATTYLTAGISVAITFFLLLIMLIARPQGILGKGIVE is encoded by the coding sequence ATGATTCTTTTTTGGCAATCGCTGGTTAATGGGCTTCTTTTAGGAGGAATTTACGCGGCCTGCTCCGCAGGCTTCTCCCTCGCTTTCGGAGTCATGGGCGTAGTGAACCTCAGTCATGGTGACTTCGTAATGTTAGGGGCGTTTATTACCTACTGGCTTTTTATCCTGACAGGAATGGACCCCTTTCTCACGCTTCCCTTTACCCTTTTGATCCTTTTTTTCCTCGGTTTTTTTTTACAGCGACTGACCATCAATCGCCTGGTAGGTTCACCTCCGATCATGTCCTATCTCCTGACCTTCGGGCTCCATCTGGTGCTTTCTAATCTGGCCTTGAGGGCCTGGACCGCCGACTTCCGTACCGTGCAAACTCCTTATTCGGGCCTCACCATGAACTTCGCAGGGCTGGTTATACCTTACTCTCGCTTAGCCACCTTTATTATGGCCATGGTGGTTATTCTCGGCCTCTATTTCCTCCTTTATCGTACAGAAACTGGGCGGGCTATCCGGGCCACGGCGCAAGATCGGGAAATAGCCCAGCTCATGGGGGTAAAAATATTTAAAATTTACACCCTCACCTTTGCGTTGGCCGCGGCTATAACCGGCTTGGCCGGTTCTCTGATTTCTTTCACCTTTGTCATTCATCCCCAGATGGGGCTTCCCTTCACCATCACGGCGTTTTGTGTCGTAGTTCTGGGAGGAATGGGTTACGTTCCTGGAACCCTGTGGGGAGGGATCATTTTAGGGCTCGTGGAATCCCTGGCGACAACCTACCTAACCGCAGGGATATCGGTGGCAATTACTTTTTTTCTGCTGCTCATTATGCTCATTGCCCGGCCGCAAGGCATCCTCGGAAAAGGAATTGTGGAGTAA